Part of the Desulfolutivibrio sulfoxidireducens genome is shown below.
GAATACCGGGGGGCGGTCGTGGTCCCGGCCGAACCCCGTCCCTCCGCCGAAACGCCGAGCCCGCCCCCCCCGCCGACCGCGCCCCGGATGGCCGTGGTCATCGACGATCTGGGCGACAGCGTGACCTTCGCCAAGGCCCTTTTGGACCTCACGTTTCCCGTGACCCTGGCCATCCTGCCCCATCGCCCCCACTCGACGGACGTGGACGCCCTGGGGGCCAAGCGCGGCGCGGAGATCCTGTTGCACCAGCCCATGCAGCCAAAGGGCTATCCCGGGGTCAATCCCGGCCGGGGCGCGCTTTTGACCGGCATGGCCCCGGAGCGCGTCCGGGATATCCTGGACGAAAATTTGTCCCAGACGCCCCACGCCTCGGGGGTGAACAACCACATGGGCTCGCGTTTCACCGAGGACGTCCCCGGCATGGTTGTGGTGCTGCAGCATCTCAAGAACAAGGACCTCTTTTTCCTGGACAGCCTGACCACCCACAAAAGCGGTGTCCCGGCGGCCACAACCAAAGCCGGCGGCGACTACCGCCGCCGCTACGTCTTTCTGGACAACACCCGGGACACCCGGGCCATCCTGCGGCAACTCAAGACCGCCGAGGGCCTGGCCATAAAGACCGGCCAGGCCCTGGCCATCGGCCACCCCTATCCCGAAACCCTCCAGGCCCTGAGGACCTTTGCCGAGACTCGCGACAAAAGGCTGACCATGGTCAAGGCCTCCGACATGTTCCCGGAACGCGCGGCAGGCGCCCAGGCCGGAAATCCCACCGGTCCGGCTCGGGCCAATTGATCCGCCAGGCCGGATGGCTTATGATCCGATGCCGAAAATTTCATGCGCCACATCCCGCCTCAACCCGCCATCCCATCAAAAGGAGAGTCTCCATGAAACGCCCGGGCATCGCGTGTTTGACCCTCTGTATTCTGGCCCTGGCCGCCGTCCCGGCCCTGGCCAAAACGTATGTGGTGTCCATAAGCCAGATCGTGGAGCACCCGGCCCTGGACGCCGTGCGCAACGGCTTTGTCGAGGGCCTGAAGAAAAACGGCCTGGAGGCCACGGTCAACGTGCACATCGCCCAGGGCAACCCGGCCACCAACGTGCAGATCGCCAGCCAGATCCTGGGG
Proteins encoded:
- a CDS encoding divergent polysaccharide deacetylase family protein → MPPAKKRKKTSKKKLTGWWPRFRAKLAQPAVLLFLAGLILGVTLVILGILFIGPQHRTPDGRPILERSHSDGPVARGKPAKPPRTVPPDQPRPERQPASPRPPEKALAQRADAPATPAKPAESKPETAPESAPEADLDYEEHFTGKGELSPEMEVVREYRGAVVVPAEPRPSAETPSPPPPPTAPRMAVVIDDLGDSVTFAKALLDLTFPVTLAILPHRPHSTDVDALGAKRGAEILLHQPMQPKGYPGVNPGRGALLTGMAPERVRDILDENLSQTPHASGVNNHMGSRFTEDVPGMVVVLQHLKNKDLFFLDSLTTHKSGVPAATTKAGGDYRRRYVFLDNTRDTRAILRQLKTAEGLAIKTGQALAIGHPYPETLQALRTFAETRDKRLTMVKASDMFPERAAGAQAGNPTGPARAN